One Vigna unguiculata cultivar IT97K-499-35 chromosome 7, ASM411807v1, whole genome shotgun sequence genomic region harbors:
- the LOC114190536 gene encoding uncharacterized protein LOC114190536, protein MGTVCLLCGDKGFEVALVFCSGCQVYALHRYCLKGPVIFTDPVTWFCDDCVKKLSLPPSLDQSTPLSSLTRSHTTLEKNAIQTTRVLANCKERVKKRNKLLEKKIKRKHEKGKVNSAFVDETKGVLSSSHELQHPQRMISSEEECEVTNECEAAPRDVTNSDLGLQSDPFSEGATCNDLSCIELDGRVYAQPLIDPIWRGSIYFSNETIGAVSGLLAHVSNLACSKAVEETGHFPEVLHAELVPRSIVWPESFKSREPTDQDIALFFFPDSEGTEKVFDALVDDVICHEHAIRFVARNTELLIFPSTDLPISYWRFEAKYYLWGVFKKANLGTEK, encoded by the exons ATG GGAACTGTTTGTCTCTTGTGTGGTGATAAAGGCTTTGAAGTTGCATTGGTTTTTTGCTCTGGGTGTCAGGTTTATGCGCTACATAG GTACTGTTTAAAGGGGCCTGTGATTTTTACTGATCCTGTTACATGGTTTTGTGATGATTGTGTAAAAAAGCTAAGTTTACCACCTTCTCTTGACCAATCTACACCTCTCTCATCTTTAACAAGAAGCCAtacaactttagaaaaaaatgcaATCCAAACTACAAGAGTACTTGCAAATTGCAAAGAGAGAGTGAAGAAACGGAATAAACTGCTAGAAAAGAAGATTAAAAGGAAACATGAGAAAGGAAAAGTCAACTCTGCCTTCGTGGATGAAACAAAGGGTGTACTATCCAGTTCACACGAGCTTCAGCATCCTCAACGCATGATCAGCAGTGAAGAAGAATGTGAGGTAACGAATGAGTGTGAAGCAGCTCCAAGGGATGTAACTAATTCTGATTTAGGTCTCCAATCTGATCCATTTTCTGAAGGAGCTACCTGTAATGATTTAAGTTGTATAGAATTAGATGGTCGTGTTTATGCACAGCCTTTAATTGATCCGATCTGGAG GGGAAGTATATACTTCAGCAATGAAACTATTGGTGCTGTCAGTGGACTTCTTGCTCATGTGTCCAATTTAGCATGCTCCAAAGCTGTAGAGGAGACAGGACATTTCCCAGAAGTGCTTCATGCAGAATTGGTTCCAAGATCTATTGTGTGGCCTGAAAGTTTCAAGAGTAGGGAGCCAACTGATCAGGACATTgctctctttttctttcctgACAGTGAAGG AACTGAGAAGGTCTTCGACGCTCTGGTTGATGATGTCATTTGCCATGAACATGCCATAAGATTTGTGGCTAGAAATACAGAGCTTTTAATTTTTCCTTCCACCGACCTCCCAATCTCTTATTGGA GATTTGAAGCTAAATATTATTTGTGGGGTGTCTTCAAAAAAGCAAACTTGGGAACAGAGAAATAA